Within Ipomoea triloba cultivar NCNSP0323 chromosome 9, ASM357664v1, the genomic segment AACATGCAATgaggtgagactcgatccctagTCACTCTTATcaaacttcacccatgtgacAAGTTGAGCTGCCTATACAGGCTAGGTTTGTGAATTTTGATTCAGCAAATGGATGTAATTATAATTCGGTGAAATTGTAATTCACTCCAATCAAACACTGTAATGGGGGCTCAAAGaatctcttattataataaagagagGGGATTTGGCCAACAGATTTGCTCCATTCTCCCGCCCAACAAAATTGATTTTcgttttgcattttttttcaaCCACAAAACATCTACAAAGTAATCCTATATTTTTGGCTTAGTGTTCCCTTATTCCAATTGTCATCTGCCATGTTCCTTCGTATATATCTGAAGTTGCTGTTTATAtcaattctattaaaaaaaatgttattaatgATCATGAGATATTTCATAATTCTGAGTGATTTGGAGTGGATCCATACCTGTGACATTACCTGTCTGATCCATTTCTGCGATCTTCATTTTCGTGCGGTTACCAGAGATTGTATTCTCTTTAATATAAACTGAACCTTCTAAAGCAGCTTTTGccctttcttcttttttggtaaattcatatGAAAGTGCATATTAAATTCTTAGAAACATGGCAAATTTAAATTACCAGTTTCTATTACTAATGAATTTGGATGTCAATTTTTTCTCTGCCAATCTATGATAATTGGGAACTTCGAGTGTATTAGTTGTTATTACACGCAGTAGATCAGATGTACACATTTACTCTGTAATACTTATGTTTTCTTACTCcaaaaaggataaaaaaaaatcaatgtaaaTAATGACTacatattttgaaataaatattgttggCAGATCAAAGTGatgttatttttttactaaCAGCTTTATTTTTCCAATCAAAAACCAGAAGACTTGTACCATTAGAAGATCATAACAAAGGTAATAAGAGAGCTGTCTGAAGATGAAGGGGCACCAATAACAAAACAAAGAggcaaaaaataataaataaaggacAACGCACCCAGGTAAATTTaaccaaatatttataaatacttctGCAATTACATATTTGATATTGCATATAGCATGCATAGATAACAGGTTTACAAAATAGGCTGCTTATAAGCACACTTCAACTGCATTACATAGGCCATAAGAAATATGCCTGACGGTAATAATGGTTACCGGagtatttttgtattagtaTTTCTATTGAGGGATGTTGAGTACAATAGTGAGTTCAGCCTAGAATCAGAAAGTGTTTCTATAGTGTTGAGTATAGTGGTGAAGTGTTGAGCACAGTGTTTGTGTTCAATACAATACTCAATTCAGTGTGTGTTCTAGTCTCGTAAGAAGTCTCATAAGAAGTCTCCCCCCTCTACTTTgcgttgtgagtctttttatttcctttcagctcagtaatggagcattaaggttgctgaacgttggtcatcaatgctatCAATGCTGAGAAGCTTAACGtagaggagctgaacgttggtcatcaatgctgtcaatgctgaggagttggaccgttgcacattgatgctgaggagtgaggtgtcttgggtagtttgaccGGCAACTGTCTTAGCCAGGTCTTGCCAATGGTTCcaggtcgggtacccaattaccctgtcaatgCCTAAGATTACAAAATAGCCTACTTTGATAGCAGTAAGTAAGTAGACAAAATATATCACATATGCATAACATAGGATCAGTCCAGATACAAAATAGCCTAGTTAAATAGCTGCACAATGCAGATATCCTAGGCACAGATTTTAGAGTAATTTAGAATAACACATAGTAGTAGAATAAGCACATGAAACCTTACACCCagtaaaaacaaacaaactaaacatcttcttccttgatgaCCAAAGTCCTTCGCTTTTTAGGAACCACAACATTAGTGAAATCTTCCCGCAGACACCTCTTAACAGAATGTGGTATAGCATTCTGTAAACCATTTTCAGATTCCTGACCTAAAGGAACATCAGCCAAATCATCTCCACCATTTCCAGGCAATAACTAACCATCATTCACCTCAACTACATCTTCATAATCATCCCCCAAATTGACTACATCATGCCCAACAAAGAAAtcctaaaaagaaacaaagaaagtgACAATTTGAGCTTCAATATGACTATCTGTGTagtttaagtataaaaataaaaaaaataaaaaaaataaaaaaagagaaaagtggAGTTTTACCTCATCTGTATTCATAACACTGCCCTCATCATCCAGTAAAGGTGAACCAACTCCAACAACACCGTCACCCTCAAGATCACCACAAAATTTAGCTATTGCATCACTTCCCCTATCAATAGCAATCACAGTAAAAGGGACTTGCAGACCATAAACCTGCTGCTTCTTCATCTTAATCTTCAAGAGCATTTTCCTGTTTGTAAGAGCCAGCAACTCAAGAGGAATACCCTCATATTCCTAGCATTTTAAGAACAGTAGATATAAGTCTCAATTGaatagaagaaaaaacaaaatagaacCACACTTACCACCCCATATTTCTTAAGTAGATTTTCTGCTGACACACCAACCAGCTCTGCCACTTCCCTATCCCACAACAATATTGGAACATCCATTGACTTGTCCTTGACACGCAACAGAACCTTGTACCTAACAATACCTTCTTTCCAATCTCTACCACACTTCTTACAGTGTAGCAAACCATTTATTGGGACTACCTTCTTGTAGCAAGTGTTTTGTCCACAGGAAATGTAATACCATTGCTCTAATGACTCAACCCCAAGGGTCTTACAAGCTATCCAGAACTCTCCTAACTGCCATATTGAAATTGAAGGTCAGCACCTAAACTACACAACATGTAGAATAGGATGCAAGGATATGCACAAAATACTCTTACCTCTTCCATTGCATAAACACTTTTAATCGTAGAGACAACAAACTCCACACTTGATGATCCTCTTTCCTTCTTCACTGAATACAGCCTAGACTGAGATTGAGTTCTCCTTATAGGAGTATAGACAGTAGGCAAACTGAAAGGTGTAGGATGTAATTAGAATTGATTGCATAGTAGGATGGTTAACACGCaaaggataaaaaaaattagaaatttcGTTTAGTAATAAACTTACCTcttcacaaattaaagttagtAAACTGTGGTCTCTTATGATGAAACCATAACTTTGTCGCATCAAATGAACTGGAAATTCTGACTTCGTCACCTAAACAAACGAAGACATATTAGAAGCCTAACAATCTTATTTTGTTATTGCAGGCAGCACTCTAAAAAGGATGAGGGTGGGAAAGATCGACAACGAAACATATATGGGATAGGACAAATAAAACAATTCAGCAGGTAACCAATACTTTATTTATACAGTCCCTTGATATGATTTCTGCTTACATAATcagtagaaaaaaaaagatttaggAGCATATTACTTACTGTCTAGAAACCTAGGTATGCATAACTGCAACAATAGAACAACTTGCTCAACTGAAGTAGAATTGAAATAAGGAAGCAGCTCATCCACATGACCATCCCAAACTGTGCAGTGTAGTTGATTCTCACTgcagaagaaaaataaataaataaaatagtacaTATAACATAAAAGTAAACtgcaaaaataaagaaataggaataCCTTGCATCCTCTAGGACAAAGTCGATTAGCCTAACCATTCGCCCACCAATATCCCTCTCTATAGGAGAGTATATTTCTACCTCTGCCAATGATATCTACAATAGCACAAATCATTTAGAATAACAGCAAATTGTAGTTAGTTAGGAAAACTCCGAAATTAGAAGCCATACCTATCAACACCTTCTCATCCACATCTTGTTTCATAATAATGGAAGGGAATGACTTTAAGCGGAACATTAGATTAGGAAAATTCAGTCGCTTGTATTCCTTGACCAATGTGTCTTGTTTAAATCTTATCATCAAAGGGTGCACACaagttttatatttaaaatagttTGTAATACACATGAAATTCTTTATACCATACACTTTCCCCTCTTTAAACTTGTTTGCATATTGCTCAACCTGCTTCTTACTAATAGTACCATGGATAAAGGTCCCCTACATACATAAAACAACAGCATGCAAATAGTTAAAAAACAGCAGTAATGTAAGAACATTCATTACTACATGGGCATAAACATCACTAACCTCTTGATCATGAAATATGCATTCAATAGTCTTAATGTCATACGATTTCTCCTTGTCCCGTACCTCATAAGTTCGAACTAATCGAACTCTAATAGCTTTCACTGTGGATTCAGGTCTCAACTGAGAACATAGCACAAATTGGCCAGCCATGAAAGACAGATAATTGAAGGCAAATGAAGGATTGTGGTTGTATCAGATCCGATCGGGTGATGTGGTAGTGGTAgttacttatacatatatatataggatagcATTTGCATTGAGAAGTTCAATGTAATCATGGTATAGCTACGACATACCGCAGCTAACCTAAACAAAAACCTTTCGATTTTCGATAGCTTCATCATTAAAAAGGTCAGGAGTAGTCGAccaattagataaatattagATAAATAGAAATTTAGAGTAAAATCGGATATTAAATCTAAATTTGTTTTCCAACCAATCATCAatctaaattcaaaaataaaacaatcatGAAGCATGCGTAAACCatttaacaaaaattgaaaCGGCATCCAACACAAAAATCTTTGGAAACATAAATCTCCACCACAACATTTCAGATGACAATTGGAATAAGGGAACACTAAGCCAAAAATATAGGATTACTTTGTAGATGTTTTGTGGttgaaaaaaaatgcaaaacgAAAATCAATTTTGTTGGGCGGGAGAATGGAGCAAATCTGTTGGTCAAATTCCctctctttattataataagagattaaataaaatgtgtaaagatataaatgaatttttttttatcaacttttAACATAATGTTGATTAAATTGTTAGTAACTACCTATTACAAGATGTGTATCCACTCATTATGATTCtgtttagtaaaatagttagcttattagttaattttgacttacagtcaaaattaactaataagtagtactaaaaaaaaagttaattttgacttatttgaccactattagttgtttaacttgtttaaaaaatcaatataagtgttctattaattaactttttgtaactccaaaatcaGCAAATagtatcaactagttatacccaATGGAGAAACCAATAtggccagcactttgccccttaattgggccggcccGGTGCGAGcggggattagtctgagtatggtacagGCTTAAAAGTGCCTCCTGTTAGAAGGGcctgctcaggacacctcgtggaccttccaaaaaaaaaaaaaactagttatgcccaatatttatttgtttcttaTTTAACCCTAATACAATATTTCTCGGTTGgactctatttttaatttaggcATTTGACAATGAGCTAATTAagcaaaagatttttttttttgagtactattgagtctattacaatgtaatatctgttcatcactactttctcaaccaaatgaagcacaaagagccaatatcgtcTCCACTAAGACTCCAACCCACTTCCTTCCATGTggcaaccgagtgccactagaccacaaggtctttggcttttTGTTACTCTCACTAGAGAAAATGAAGAATAAAAGAggaaaaaatacacaaaatatgcATGAAAATGTCATTGGTGCCACATTGCCACTTAGATGTCGGAATCTTAATGACCTTTGCCTTTGGAATAAGttgattttgaattttggtAGATAATTTTGTCTCTAAATATGCacgaaaatgtcacttttaagtgaatttttgaattatgtttttctttgttgaatattttatatattatattttgacataagtttttaaataaatattatattttttattttatatttacacttatatataattaaatttaaaagtccaaaataaacaattagacgtaatatattttttttcatgatcAACTTTCCTGTAAGGTGACATTTAATAATTGTCGAGAATGTgatatttctttaaataatgttaaatttcaaaaataattttcaagttcatatattctcaaaaaattctttcttataaaattttaattaatgtaagatctttgaaaatgttaaatttagaaatttgaTAGTTTGAACCATATatcctttaaaattttgttgttcaatttaattacaagttaaaatcatattttatttataaatttaaattcaaatctCATCACATTTGTCTATGAAAAGATGAAAAGAGTGAATTAGGTCCTCCAACTTTTaacaaaaaagtaatttaaCTATCAAATATTAAAACGTTACAATTAAGCACCTAAACTTAGTACaattattcataaaaataattgtcCATTTAAACCTTGTTTACATGTAACCAACATGCCTGTTAATTTATGATGATG encodes:
- the LOC116030841 gene encoding uncharacterized protein LOC116030841 — encoded protein: MEELGEFWIACKTLGVESLEQWYYISCGQNTCYKKVVPINGLLHCKKCGRDWKEGIVRYKVLLRVKDKSMDVPILLWDREVAELVGVSAENLLKKYGVEYEGIPLELLALTNRKMLLKIKMKKQQVYGLQVPFTVIAIDRGSDAIAKFCGDLEGDGVVGVGSPLLDDEGSVMNTDEDFFVGHDVVNLGDDYEDVVEVNDG